In Cucurbita pepo subsp. pepo cultivar mu-cu-16 chromosome LG04, ASM280686v2, whole genome shotgun sequence, the following are encoded in one genomic region:
- the LOC111792964 gene encoding probable flavin-containing monooxygenase 1, giving the protein MSPILSKIAIVGAGVSGVAAAKQLAHHRPVVFESSDCIGGVWKHCSYASTKLQSLRSDYEFADFPWPDRDNINFPTHLEILEYLNSYVRHFDLLRLIRFNSKVVAIRFIGSGTVDGSPDEFGPLLPGHPVWEISVLDTQSNTVKLYEVEMVVMCMGKYGDVPMVPEFPSGKGPEVFGGKVMHSLDYCKVGKEEGGEVVKGKRVAVIGYKKSAIDLAVECAEANEGEEGKACTMVVRGLHWTVPHYWVWGLPFFFFFSTRSSQFLHERPNQSFLKSLMCLFFSPMRHTVSKFIESYLTWKFPLKKYGLKPDHPFIEDYASCQMAIMPENFFRHADDGKIIIKRASKWWFWNGGIEFDDGSRSEFDVVIMATGFDGKKKLTDVFPMPFRTFLQYPSGMMPLYRGTINPMIPNMAFVGYLESVANLHTSELRSIWLARLADEKFKLPETCKMVEEIKKEMEVMKRTTRFYKRHCISTYSINHSDQICEEMGWNPWRKNTWFSEAFSAYGSQDYNATNTNTK; this is encoded by the exons ATGTCTCCAATTCTCTCCAAAATCGCCATTGTCGGCGCCGGAGTTAGCGGCGTCGCTGCCGCCAAGCAGCTGGCCCACCACCGGCCGGTCGTTTTCGAGTCGTCTGATTGCATCGGCGGCGTTTGGAAGCACTGTTCTTACGCTTCTACTAAGCTTCAATCGCTTCGTTCCGATTACGAATTCGCCGATTTTCCTTGGCCGGATAGGGACAACATCAATTTCCCTACCCATCTCGAGATTCTCGAGTACTTGAATTCTTACGTTCGTCATTTCGATCTCCTCCGTTTGATTCGATTCAATTCCAAAGTCGTGGCGATTCGATTCATCGGCAGTGGCACCGTCGATGGAAGCCCCGACGAATTTGGACCGTTGCTCCCAGGTCATCCGGTATGGGAAATTTCAGTTCTGGATACTCAGTCTAATACAGTTAAG TTATACGAGGTGGAGATGGTGGTGATGTGCATGGGGAAGTACGGGGACGTTCCGATGGTGCCGGAGTTTCCGAGCGGGAAGGGGCCGGAGGTATTCGGCGGGAAGGTGATGCATTCACTGGATTATTGCAAGGTTGGGAAGGAAGAGGGAGGGGAGGTGGTTAAGGGCAAGAGGGTTGCAGTGATTGGGTACAAGAAGTCAGCCATTGATTTGGCTGTGGAATGTGCGGAGGCTAATGAAGGTGAAGAAGGGAAGGCGTGCACAATGGTGGTGAGAGGGTTGCATTGGACGGTGCCCCATTATTGGGTTTGGGGTTtgccattcttcttcttcttctccacaaGGTCTTCTCAGTTCCTCCATGAGAGACCCAACCAGAGCTTCCTCAAGTCTCTTATGTGcctcttcttctctcccatg AGGCATACAGTTTCAAAATTCATAGAATCATATCTGACGTGGAAATTCCCACTAAAAAAGTATGGGTTGAAGCCGGATCATCCATTCATTGAGGACTACGCCTCCTGCCAGATGGCTATCATGCCGGAAAACTTTTTCCGGCATGCCGACGACGGCAAAATCATCATAAAACGAGCCTCCAAGTGGTGGTTTTGGAACGGCGGCATTGAGTTCGATGACGGCTCCCGGTCGGAGTTCGACGTCGTCATTATGGCCACCGGCTTCGACGGGAAGAAAAAGCTCACCGACGTTTTTCCTATGCCCTTTCGCACCTTTCTTCAGTATCCTTCCGGCATGATGCCCTTGTACCG GGGCACGATCAATCCAATGATACCGAACATGGCGTTTGTGGGATATTTGGAGAGTGTGGCGAACTTGCACACGTCGGAGCTACGGAGCATATGGCTGGCCCGACTGGCGGACGAGAAGTTCAAGCTGCCGGAGACGTGCAAAATGGTGgaggaaataaagaaagaaatggaggTGATGAAGAGGACGACAAGGTTCTATAAAAGGCATTGCATTTCAACTTACAGTATCAATCACAGTGATCAGATCTGTGAGGAGATGGGTTGGAACCCATGGAGGAAGAACACTTGGTTCTCTGAAGCTTTCTCTGCTTATGGCAGTCAAGACTACAACGCCACCAACACCAACACCAAATGA